A part of Mycobacteriales bacterium genomic DNA contains:
- a CDS encoding alpha/beta hydrolase has protein sequence MSGAIPVALIPGAGGRAWLWHLVEADLRSRGFDAFAVDLPADDPDKGLPDYAESVLAAIGGRTDVAIVAHSLGAFTAPLVWQRVPTRQVVFFNAMIPLPGETPGGWWDNVGSEPARTAAAERDGYPAAFDLDTYFMHDIPPDIAAEMHGRETPQSDGPFGDVCTFERWPDIPIGAVASRDDRFFPLDLQRRIARDRLGVDVQVVPGGHLSALSHPAELSTVLAETLL, from the coding sequence ATGAGTGGCGCGATCCCTGTCGCATTGATCCCCGGCGCGGGAGGGCGGGCCTGGCTGTGGCATCTCGTGGAAGCCGACCTGCGGTCGCGCGGATTCGACGCGTTCGCGGTCGACCTGCCCGCCGACGACCCGGACAAAGGCCTGCCTGACTACGCGGAGTCCGTCCTCGCAGCGATCGGCGGCCGCACTGATGTCGCGATCGTTGCGCATTCTTTGGGGGCGTTCACCGCACCGCTCGTGTGGCAGCGCGTCCCAACCCGTCAGGTCGTGTTCTTCAATGCGATGATTCCGCTTCCCGGGGAGACGCCCGGCGGGTGGTGGGACAACGTGGGCTCGGAGCCGGCGCGTACGGCGGCGGCCGAGCGCGACGGCTACCCGGCTGCGTTCGACCTGGACACCTACTTCATGCACGACATCCCGCCCGACATCGCGGCCGAAATGCACGGGCGAGAAACGCCGCAGTCGGATGGACCGTTCGGCGATGTCTGCACCTTCGAACGTTGGCCCGACATCCCGATCGGCGCCGTCGCCAGCCGCGACGACCGCTTCTTCCCGCTCGACCTGCAACGGCGTATCGCCCGCGACCGACTCGGCGTCGACGTGCAGGTCGTGCCGGGCGGCCATCTGTCCGCACTGAGCCACCCGGCCGAACTATCCACAGTCCTCGCCGAGACTCTTCTCTGA